In one Perca fluviatilis chromosome 7, GENO_Pfluv_1.0, whole genome shotgun sequence genomic region, the following are encoded:
- the plekhg6 gene encoding uncharacterized protein plekhg6 isoform X1, translating to MDPTKLSLSSKAPHVNGGGNDSLMAEASVPWRDGVDMERQRDTETREPDVVDGTTAAAETNHHHRGSADKHKFNTLGYQRRTKQKVVTDFATVTKGSSAGAKPRGALRQVLFSQGVSEKSEERVQLEVLKQGLGAYALPANLKWRWKEESQGTTLENNWTDIVHSHSKMSKMQRHQQEALWEFVHTELTYINKLIVIKDLVIAALVNLHQHGFLLEVTPELLFSNLPSILTAHQLFWQEVIYPMLQEVRRTGNPFDPMMLEAGCLQFSKRFFSYQNYCWEEENNLEFTRRHIESNPHFLAYVQWVETHPQCERMRLGDMQAKPHQRITKYPLLLKAVLKTTQDPHVQHTLRGMLSSVNSFLESINNYLKLKDEELALTISAQRVEGYEVEGINEDIDKHVRMICQFDLTCPISGVGPNVVRKLLLEENLKIRGRKDSKLEVVALLFSDVLLMTKVQKKGERLKVVRPPLAIDRTYCIALKDGCSFVLVEVGELRSAMNVYIFAASTSESCSTWVSTINQAKEKLRNLRQTESNRQMENWKIQQLEAKPVTEAKMDDMEREEQLVTQSRQETFVDELTEEFIIPRSINGMLAYKEAEEQPLDDVADNNPVISFWHPHQPINNGRKLVKKGFAVQQQKVKGYEWIEMGVRGEEVGIHAEKEERMAESLIRTGKQRLIWNHRAHSAPNLDHFTHSIEVDPSRCNTTGPHALLYPDVDYPTDEHSTLQPPHEPAISREGPEVFRLQGEGEISTKRDCDSQSVNQDSRRNSYSQSGHMETSPEAWGCSKNLRSPGLRRRRPISNPQGSSYQTSRQFFQGSEQAWSDSNSYSLPNSNSDLKINSLPPGSDSHRVLKLGSLKPWNMHDRVSPDPQTLSESELPDLNFCKRVKTQRSASIPNIIIKGGHGLRVDSSSLHTLPQAGDVPFPISRHNPAGHHSPLEGLLERAKERNGFKRDRNLKMDNLKSRYPPPSPSFSTTPSPSPSDGNKDTDWEEEVELMRHRALTVSKGWKEHLVDGYEDDKKNSDFTDGVNVDWPGWCFDDEEVMDYLRPGGEGFMESISRSLAFWDIHGRSEQEDGEYSQV from the exons ATGGATCCAACCAAGCTCAG CCTTTCCTCAAAGGCACCACATGTAAACGGTGGGGGAAATGATTCACTAATGGCAGAAGCATCAGTGCCGTGGCGAGACGGTGTGGACatggagaggcagagggacaCAGAAACCAGAGAGCCAGACGTTGTTGATGGGACGACAGCAGCTGCAGAGACAAACCATCACCACAGGGGGTCAGCAGACAAACACAAGTTCAATACATTGGGCTATCAG AGGCGGACCAAGCAGAAGGTTGTGACTGACTTTGCCACAGTGACTAAGGGATCATCTGCAGGAGCCAAACCCAGAGGTGCACTGAGACAGGTCCTGTTCAGCCAGGGAGTGTCTGAGAAGTCTGAG GAGCGAGTTCAGCTGGAGGTGTTGAAGCAGGGTCTGGGGGCCTACGCTTTGCCGGCTAATCTAAAGTGGAGGTGGAAGGAGGAAAGTCAGGGAACCACGCTGGAAAATAACTGGACCGATATAGTGCACTCTCATTCA AAGATGTCTAAGATGCAGAGACACCAACAGGAGGCGCTGTGGGAGTTTGTCCACACTGAGCTCACCTACATCAACAAGCTCATTGTCATCAAAGAT TTGGTTATTGCAGCTCTAGTCAACCTGCACCAGCATGGATTTCTCCTGGAG GTGACCCCTGAGCTGCTTTTCTCCAACCTTCCCTCCATCCTCACAGCACACCAGCTGTTCTGGCAGGAGGTGATTTATCCCATGTTACAGGAAGTCCGGAGGACAGGCAATCCCTTTGACCCCATGATGTTAGAGGCCGGTTGCCTGCAG TTCTCCAAGCGCTTCTTTTCATATCAGAATTACTGTTGGGAGGAGGAAAACAATCTGGAGTTCACACGCAGGCACATCGAGAGCAACCCACATTTCCTCGCTTACGTTCAG TGGGTGGAGACTCACCCTCAGTGTGAGCGGATGCGGCTCGGGGACATGCAGGCCAAACCCCATCAGAGGATCACAAAGTACCCTCTGCTGCTCAAGGCCGTGCTGAAAACTACCCAGGATCCTCATGTACAGCACACACTCAGAGGCATG TTATCCAGTGTAAACAGTTTTTTGGAGAGCATCAATAACTACCTGAAGCTAAAAGATGAGGAACTGGCTCTCACCATCTCTGCTCAGAGGGTGGAGGGATACGAGGTGGAGGGAATAAATGAAGACATTGACAAG CATGTCCGAATGATCTGCCAGTTTGACCTAACATGCCCCATCAGTGGAGTCGGTCCAAACGTTGTTCGAAAGCTCCTGCTGGAGGAAAACTTGAAGATTCGGGGGAGGAAAGACAGCAAG CTGGAGGTGGTGGCTCTACTTTTCTCAGATGTGCTTCTAATGACCAAAGTCCAGAAGAAAGGAGAGCGGCTGAAGGTAGTTCGACCTCCTCTGGCCATTGACAGAACATATTGCATAGCACTGAAAGATGGCT GTTCTTTTGTTCTCGTGGAGGTAGGTGAGCTTCGGAGTGCTATGAATGTCTACATATTTGCAGCCAGCACCTCAGAGAGCTGCTCCACATGGGTCTCCACCATCAACCAGGCGAAG GAAAAACTGAGAAatctgagacagacagagagcaacaGACAAATGGAAAACTGGAAAATCCAGCAGCTTGAGGCCAAACCTGTCACAGAAGCCAAGATGGATGATATGGAGAGAGAAGAACAACTTGTTACGCAATCAAGACAAGAGACTTTTGTGGATGAACTTACAGAGGAATTTATTATCCCCCGATCAATAAATGGGATGTTGGCGTATAAAGAAGCAGAGGAACAACCTCTAGATGATGTGGCCGATAACAATCCTGTCATATCTTTTTGGCACCCCCATCAGCCCATCAACAATGGCCGTAAATTAGTGAAAAAGGGCTTTGCtgttcaacaacaaaaagtcaaaGGATATGAATGGATAGAAATGGGAGTGAGAGGAGAAGAAGTTGGGATCCatgcagagaaagaagagagaatgGCTGAATCTCTGATCAGAACAGGAAAGCAAAGGTTGATCTGGAACCACAGAGCGCACTCTGCCCCTAATCTGGATCATTTCACTCACAGTATTGAAGTTGATCCATCAAGATGCAACACAACTGGACCACATGCTCTCTTATATCCAGATGTTGACTACCCAACAGACGAACATAGTACTTTACAACCTCCTCACGAACCAGCAATATCCAGGGAGGGGCCTGAGGTTTTTAGACtacaaggagaaggagaaatATCAACAAAGAGAGACTGTGATTCCCAGTCTGTTAACCAGGACTCCAGGAGAAATTCCTACAGCCAGTCTGGACACATGGAGACTTCTCCAGAGGCTTGGGGTTGCTCCAAAAATCTGAGGTCACCTGGGTTACGAAGGAGGAGGCCAATCAGTAATCCTCAGGGCTCCTCTTATCAGACGTCTAGGCAGTTCTTCCAAGGCTCAGAACAGGCTTGGTCTGATTCAAACAGTTACTCTCTCCCCAACTCAAACAGTGACCTGAAGATAAACTCTCTTCCTCCTGGCTCAGATTCACACCGGGTGCTAAAGCTGGGCTCCCTGAAGCCATGGAACATGCATGATAGAGTCTCTCCAGACCCCCAAACATTGTCTGAATCTGAGCTTCCTGATCTTAACTTCTGTAAGAGAGTGAAAACCCAAAGGAGTGCATCCATTCCTAACATTATCATTAAAGGAGGCCATGGACTTCGTGTGGACTCAAGTAGTCTGCACACGTTACCTCAAGCAGGTGATGTACCTTTCCCCATCTCAAGACATAATCCAGCCGGACACCACTCGCCTCTGGAGGGTCTTTTGGAAAGGGCCAAAGAGAGAAATGGATTCAAAAGAGACAGAAATTTGAAAATGGACAATTTAAAGTCGAGGTATCCTCCTCCTTCCCCTTCGTTTTCCACGACACCATCACCATCGCCCAGTGATGGAAACAAAGACACAGactgggaggaggaggtggagctgATGAGACACAGAGCCCTCACAGTGAGTAAAGGATGGAAGGAGCACCTGGTGGACGGATATGAAGATGACAAGAAGAACAG TGACTTTACAGACGGAGTAAATGTGGACTGGCCCGGTTGGTGCTTTGATGATGAGGAAGTCATGGATTATTTACGACCTGGAGGCGAAGGGTTTATGGAGAGCATCAGCCGATCTTTGGCTTTCTGGGATATCCACGGACGTTCAGAGCAAGAGGACGGGGAGTATAGTCAGGTGTAG
- the plekhg6 gene encoding uncharacterized protein plekhg6 isoform X2: protein MDPTKLSLSSKAPHVNGGGNDSLMAEASVPWRDGVDMERQRDTETREPDVVDGTTAAAETNHHHRGSADKHKFNTLGYQRRTKQKVVTDFATVTKGSSAGAKPRGALRQVLFSQGVSEKSEERVQLEVLKQGLGAYALPANLKWRWKEESQGTTLENNWTDIVHSHSMSKMQRHQQEALWEFVHTELTYINKLIVIKDLVIAALVNLHQHGFLLEVTPELLFSNLPSILTAHQLFWQEVIYPMLQEVRRTGNPFDPMMLEAGCLQFSKRFFSYQNYCWEEENNLEFTRRHIESNPHFLAYVQWVETHPQCERMRLGDMQAKPHQRITKYPLLLKAVLKTTQDPHVQHTLRGMLSSVNSFLESINNYLKLKDEELALTISAQRVEGYEVEGINEDIDKHVRMICQFDLTCPISGVGPNVVRKLLLEENLKIRGRKDSKLEVVALLFSDVLLMTKVQKKGERLKVVRPPLAIDRTYCIALKDGCSFVLVEVGELRSAMNVYIFAASTSESCSTWVSTINQAKEKLRNLRQTESNRQMENWKIQQLEAKPVTEAKMDDMEREEQLVTQSRQETFVDELTEEFIIPRSINGMLAYKEAEEQPLDDVADNNPVISFWHPHQPINNGRKLVKKGFAVQQQKVKGYEWIEMGVRGEEVGIHAEKEERMAESLIRTGKQRLIWNHRAHSAPNLDHFTHSIEVDPSRCNTTGPHALLYPDVDYPTDEHSTLQPPHEPAISREGPEVFRLQGEGEISTKRDCDSQSVNQDSRRNSYSQSGHMETSPEAWGCSKNLRSPGLRRRRPISNPQGSSYQTSRQFFQGSEQAWSDSNSYSLPNSNSDLKINSLPPGSDSHRVLKLGSLKPWNMHDRVSPDPQTLSESELPDLNFCKRVKTQRSASIPNIIIKGGHGLRVDSSSLHTLPQAGDVPFPISRHNPAGHHSPLEGLLERAKERNGFKRDRNLKMDNLKSRYPPPSPSFSTTPSPSPSDGNKDTDWEEEVELMRHRALTVSKGWKEHLVDGYEDDKKNSDFTDGVNVDWPGWCFDDEEVMDYLRPGGEGFMESISRSLAFWDIHGRSEQEDGEYSQV from the exons ATGGATCCAACCAAGCTCAG CCTTTCCTCAAAGGCACCACATGTAAACGGTGGGGGAAATGATTCACTAATGGCAGAAGCATCAGTGCCGTGGCGAGACGGTGTGGACatggagaggcagagggacaCAGAAACCAGAGAGCCAGACGTTGTTGATGGGACGACAGCAGCTGCAGAGACAAACCATCACCACAGGGGGTCAGCAGACAAACACAAGTTCAATACATTGGGCTATCAG AGGCGGACCAAGCAGAAGGTTGTGACTGACTTTGCCACAGTGACTAAGGGATCATCTGCAGGAGCCAAACCCAGAGGTGCACTGAGACAGGTCCTGTTCAGCCAGGGAGTGTCTGAGAAGTCTGAG GAGCGAGTTCAGCTGGAGGTGTTGAAGCAGGGTCTGGGGGCCTACGCTTTGCCGGCTAATCTAAAGTGGAGGTGGAAGGAGGAAAGTCAGGGAACCACGCTGGAAAATAACTGGACCGATATAGTGCACTCTCATTCA ATGTCTAAGATGCAGAGACACCAACAGGAGGCGCTGTGGGAGTTTGTCCACACTGAGCTCACCTACATCAACAAGCTCATTGTCATCAAAGAT TTGGTTATTGCAGCTCTAGTCAACCTGCACCAGCATGGATTTCTCCTGGAG GTGACCCCTGAGCTGCTTTTCTCCAACCTTCCCTCCATCCTCACAGCACACCAGCTGTTCTGGCAGGAGGTGATTTATCCCATGTTACAGGAAGTCCGGAGGACAGGCAATCCCTTTGACCCCATGATGTTAGAGGCCGGTTGCCTGCAG TTCTCCAAGCGCTTCTTTTCATATCAGAATTACTGTTGGGAGGAGGAAAACAATCTGGAGTTCACACGCAGGCACATCGAGAGCAACCCACATTTCCTCGCTTACGTTCAG TGGGTGGAGACTCACCCTCAGTGTGAGCGGATGCGGCTCGGGGACATGCAGGCCAAACCCCATCAGAGGATCACAAAGTACCCTCTGCTGCTCAAGGCCGTGCTGAAAACTACCCAGGATCCTCATGTACAGCACACACTCAGAGGCATG TTATCCAGTGTAAACAGTTTTTTGGAGAGCATCAATAACTACCTGAAGCTAAAAGATGAGGAACTGGCTCTCACCATCTCTGCTCAGAGGGTGGAGGGATACGAGGTGGAGGGAATAAATGAAGACATTGACAAG CATGTCCGAATGATCTGCCAGTTTGACCTAACATGCCCCATCAGTGGAGTCGGTCCAAACGTTGTTCGAAAGCTCCTGCTGGAGGAAAACTTGAAGATTCGGGGGAGGAAAGACAGCAAG CTGGAGGTGGTGGCTCTACTTTTCTCAGATGTGCTTCTAATGACCAAAGTCCAGAAGAAAGGAGAGCGGCTGAAGGTAGTTCGACCTCCTCTGGCCATTGACAGAACATATTGCATAGCACTGAAAGATGGCT GTTCTTTTGTTCTCGTGGAGGTAGGTGAGCTTCGGAGTGCTATGAATGTCTACATATTTGCAGCCAGCACCTCAGAGAGCTGCTCCACATGGGTCTCCACCATCAACCAGGCGAAG GAAAAACTGAGAAatctgagacagacagagagcaacaGACAAATGGAAAACTGGAAAATCCAGCAGCTTGAGGCCAAACCTGTCACAGAAGCCAAGATGGATGATATGGAGAGAGAAGAACAACTTGTTACGCAATCAAGACAAGAGACTTTTGTGGATGAACTTACAGAGGAATTTATTATCCCCCGATCAATAAATGGGATGTTGGCGTATAAAGAAGCAGAGGAACAACCTCTAGATGATGTGGCCGATAACAATCCTGTCATATCTTTTTGGCACCCCCATCAGCCCATCAACAATGGCCGTAAATTAGTGAAAAAGGGCTTTGCtgttcaacaacaaaaagtcaaaGGATATGAATGGATAGAAATGGGAGTGAGAGGAGAAGAAGTTGGGATCCatgcagagaaagaagagagaatgGCTGAATCTCTGATCAGAACAGGAAAGCAAAGGTTGATCTGGAACCACAGAGCGCACTCTGCCCCTAATCTGGATCATTTCACTCACAGTATTGAAGTTGATCCATCAAGATGCAACACAACTGGACCACATGCTCTCTTATATCCAGATGTTGACTACCCAACAGACGAACATAGTACTTTACAACCTCCTCACGAACCAGCAATATCCAGGGAGGGGCCTGAGGTTTTTAGACtacaaggagaaggagaaatATCAACAAAGAGAGACTGTGATTCCCAGTCTGTTAACCAGGACTCCAGGAGAAATTCCTACAGCCAGTCTGGACACATGGAGACTTCTCCAGAGGCTTGGGGTTGCTCCAAAAATCTGAGGTCACCTGGGTTACGAAGGAGGAGGCCAATCAGTAATCCTCAGGGCTCCTCTTATCAGACGTCTAGGCAGTTCTTCCAAGGCTCAGAACAGGCTTGGTCTGATTCAAACAGTTACTCTCTCCCCAACTCAAACAGTGACCTGAAGATAAACTCTCTTCCTCCTGGCTCAGATTCACACCGGGTGCTAAAGCTGGGCTCCCTGAAGCCATGGAACATGCATGATAGAGTCTCTCCAGACCCCCAAACATTGTCTGAATCTGAGCTTCCTGATCTTAACTTCTGTAAGAGAGTGAAAACCCAAAGGAGTGCATCCATTCCTAACATTATCATTAAAGGAGGCCATGGACTTCGTGTGGACTCAAGTAGTCTGCACACGTTACCTCAAGCAGGTGATGTACCTTTCCCCATCTCAAGACATAATCCAGCCGGACACCACTCGCCTCTGGAGGGTCTTTTGGAAAGGGCCAAAGAGAGAAATGGATTCAAAAGAGACAGAAATTTGAAAATGGACAATTTAAAGTCGAGGTATCCTCCTCCTTCCCCTTCGTTTTCCACGACACCATCACCATCGCCCAGTGATGGAAACAAAGACACAGactgggaggaggaggtggagctgATGAGACACAGAGCCCTCACAGTGAGTAAAGGATGGAAGGAGCACCTGGTGGACGGATATGAAGATGACAAGAAGAACAG TGACTTTACAGACGGAGTAAATGTGGACTGGCCCGGTTGGTGCTTTGATGATGAGGAAGTCATGGATTATTTACGACCTGGAGGCGAAGGGTTTATGGAGAGCATCAGCCGATCTTTGGCTTTCTGGGATATCCACGGACGTTCAGAGCAAGAGGACGGGGAGTATAGTCAGGTGTAG